The genomic DNA TTAGCTTTACCTGCTTCCATAACTGTAAGAGAAATTTACTACTACATTGTTATTCCTGGTTTTCGCACTCAACGAGTTAGTTTAATCGCTACTCTATTGGATACAACAACTTATCCTACTCTCGAAATTGTTGGGCTTTATGGTAAACGCTGGGACGTTGAACTAGATTTAAGACATCTTAAAACTACTTTGGAGATGGATGTTTTGCGCTGTAAAACCCCCTCAATGATACGCAAAGAAATTCATGTTTATTTACTTGCTTATAATCTACTTCGTAGCTTAATGTGGTCGGCTGGTACTACTTACAATACTCCTCCAGATCGTTTATCGCTGCAAGGTACTCGCCATCATTTAATCAACTTTATTCCCAAATTAGAGGCTGCTGACTCTAAAAAACGGCTTCGCCTTTATCGCACAATGCTTAAAATTATTGCTCACAAGGCTGTTCCTGACCGCCCTGCTAGAAACGAACCACGAGTCCGTAAACGTCGCTCGAAAGCCTACCCCTTAATGACCAAATCTCGGCAGAAATTACGCAAGCAATTGCAAACCGCCTAACCCATAAGTGTTTCAGCTTTTCTTAGTGCCATTCTGTTTAGAGGGTAGTTTTGTTTTTTGTCCGCTTGCTACAACAGGGTGGTAAAAAGCAGCGGGAGATAAACGAACTAAGGCAGCAATAGACCGCTTTACCTCCAAGATGCGCTGAACTGACCCACTTTACCTTGACACTGCCTTAGTTCAAGTTAAACTATTAACTTGAATTTCTCTGACTATTCGGTAATGCCTGGTAAGGTGAAGTAAAAGGTAGAACCAACACCTGGTTTGGACTCCGCCCAAATCTTGCCACCATACCGCTCAACAATTCCCTTGCAGGTCGCTAGCCCAATGCCACTTCCAGAATACTCATTCCCGTGCAGACGCTGGAACGGCTCAAAGATTTGGTCGCCTAGTTTTGGCTCGAAACCTTGACCATTATCCTCTACAGCAATCATCCACTCCGCGTCCTTTTTCTTGGCATAGACGTGAATACGTAGTGGAGCGCTGCGTCCATATTTGAGCGCATTGACAACAAGATTCAGAAACAGCGGTTGTGCAACAAAGAAGTGTGGGTCTGGTAAAACAGAAGGATGAGATGACAAAGAGTTAACCGATGAAATGTCCCTTGTGCGATCACCCTAAGTCCTATCGTCATGGCAGAACCAGCAAAGGGAGCCAACGCTACTTGTGTCCTGAATGCAAGCAAAGCTTCACGGATACGTTCGACACGTTGTACTATCGCCGTCAAGTCACACCAGAGCAAACTCGTAGCCTTCTGCAAGCGCACAGTGAGGGCAGTAGTCTACGAGGCGTGAGTCGCACGAGTGGGCTGGCCTATGGCACTGTGGTGAGCGTAATCCGAGCAGCGAGTGTGAAAGGGCAAATGGTGCATAACCAGGAGGTGCAAGGGGTTGAAACCAATC from Chroococcidiopsis sp. CCMEE 29 includes the following:
- a CDS encoding IS4 family transposase gives rise to the protein MEMHSFPMAKIGVIFSLVTGAVIAMCIDVMNTHDIKLARKLYSFLKPNDVLLGDRAFCAYADMVAIQQLDCDAVFRKHQSRTTTMRKGKIVGDCDKLVTWCKPKKCPKGLSKDEFLALPASITVREIYYYIVIPGFRTQRVSLIATLLDTTTYPTLEIVGLYGKRWDVELDLRHLKTTLEMDVLRCKTPSMIRKEIHVYLLAYNLLRSLMWSAGTTYNTPPDRLSLQGTRHHLINFIPKLEAADSKKRLRLYRTMLKIIAHKAVPDRPARNEPRVRKRRSKAYPLMTKSRQKLRKQLQTA
- a CDS encoding ATP-binding protein — protein: MSSHPSVLPDPHFFVAQPLFLNLVVNALKYGRSAPLRIHVYAKKKDAEWMIAVEDNGQGFEPKLGDQIFEPFQRLHGNEYSGSGIGLATCKGIVERYGGKIWAESKPGVGSTFYFTLPGITE